A genomic stretch from Leptospira licerasiae serovar Varillal str. VAR 010 includes:
- a CDS encoding site-2 protease family protein, whose product MNRSSYSWNILLFVLTFFTLTFQDDIFRIPYLNSATISEIFRIRTPYSFSLLGILFCHEMGHYFAARYYGIKTTLPYFLPVPMSPVGTMGAVIRIKEPIRNKIQLFDIGIWGPAMSLVLSIPCIVIGLYNSQLVSLAERTAVLQAHPGLMDIHFGDSIFTYVLSQKILGSFDSSLFTVEYSPLAFAGWVGLLITALNLLPFGQLDGGHIIYSLAGEGYRKWIYYLFSAFLLLSIWNYSWILWGLLIYYFIRVEHPFVPDASYPIGKFRKIFGWGMLLSFLLIFPISPITVVSSSGVQNSLGEDLWKILLEVFSK is encoded by the coding sequence TTGAACAGATCGTCTTACAGTTGGAACATACTTCTTTTTGTTCTAACTTTTTTTACCTTAACCTTTCAGGATGATATATTCAGGATCCCGTATTTAAACTCGGCTACAATTTCGGAGATCTTTCGGATCAGAACTCCTTATTCTTTCTCTCTTCTCGGAATTCTTTTCTGCCATGAGATGGGGCATTATTTTGCAGCTAGATATTATGGGATCAAGACAACTCTTCCATATTTTTTGCCTGTTCCAATGTCTCCCGTAGGCACCATGGGTGCAGTGATCCGTATCAAGGAACCTATCAGAAACAAAATCCAACTATTCGATATCGGGATTTGGGGACCTGCAATGAGTCTGGTACTTTCTATACCTTGTATAGTGATCGGATTATATAATTCTCAATTAGTTTCCCTCGCAGAAAGAACTGCAGTATTGCAAGCTCATCCCGGTCTTATGGACATTCATTTTGGAGATAGTATTTTCACTTACGTTTTATCCCAGAAAATTTTAGGCTCTTTCGACTCTTCACTCTTTACTGTTGAATACAGTCCTCTTGCTTTTGCTGGATGGGTAGGACTTCTGATCACTGCATTAAATCTTTTACCTTTTGGTCAATTGGACGGAGGTCATATTATCTATTCACTAGCGGGAGAAGGTTACAGAAAGTGGATCTATTATCTGTTTTCTGCATTTCTTTTGCTCTCAATTTGGAATTATTCGTGGATCTTATGGGGATTGCTCATCTATTATTTTATCAGAGTAGAACATCCTTTTGTTCCGGATGCTTCTTATCCAATCGGCAAATTTAGAAAGATATTCGGCTGGGGTATGTTATTATCCTTCCTGCTTATTTTTCCGATCTCTCCGATCACTGTCGTATCTTCTTCCGGGGTTCAAAACAGTTTAGGAGAAGATCTCTGGAAAATTCTACTCGAAGTATTTTCAAAATGA
- the cysE gene encoding serine O-acetyltransferase → MFENIKAIKKNDPAAKSYLEVILCYPGLHALWFHSLAHSLYKIKVPLFPRMINTFARFLTGIDIHPGAKIEPGIFIDHGQGVVIGETAEIAKGCLILQGVTLGGTGKESGKRHPTLKENVVVGAGAKILGNIVIEHNVRIGAGSVVLRDVPADCTVVGVPGKVVRSKVDFGKEGERMLDHGELPDPVARVFSILVEKIDTLQKEVNELYAKSNLKEKKSAAKNKDDELNEFIHGGGI, encoded by the coding sequence TTGTTCGAAAACATCAAAGCAATAAAAAAAAATGATCCGGCAGCCAAGTCCTATTTGGAAGTCATTCTCTGCTATCCGGGTTTACATGCGCTTTGGTTCCACTCCCTGGCACACTCCTTATATAAGATCAAAGTTCCCCTGTTTCCCAGAATGATCAATACTTTCGCTCGATTTTTGACAGGGATAGATATCCATCCAGGAGCAAAAATCGAACCCGGGATCTTTATAGATCATGGTCAGGGTGTTGTTATAGGGGAAACTGCGGAAATAGCGAAAGGCTGTCTCATCCTGCAAGGCGTTACCTTAGGTGGAACAGGCAAAGAAAGCGGCAAAAGACATCCCACATTAAAAGAGAATGTGGTAGTGGGCGCAGGCGCAAAAATTTTAGGAAACATAGTCATCGAACATAATGTCCGGATCGGTGCCGGTTCTGTAGTTCTTAGGGATGTACCTGCAGATTGTACTGTTGTAGGTGTTCCAGGAAAGGTAGTCCGTTCCAAAGTGGATTTCGGAAAAGAAGGAGAAAGAATGCTGGATCACGGTGAACTTCCTGACCCTGTCGCAAGAGTTTTCTCTATTCTGGTCGAAAAGATAGATACCTTGCAAAAAGAAGTGAACGAACTGTACGCAAAATCCAATCTGAAAGAGAAAAAATCCGCTGCAAAGAACAAAGATGATGAATTAAACGAGTTCATTCACGGCGGCGGGATCTAA
- the mpl36 gene encoding RlpA family plasminogen-binding lipoprotein MPL36: MKQIAAIFALITVTACASSETRRSISASGDPSEIFFEKEIVPMDQESKRDLVLAKNSSASRGLDDLLADNKPVKATTPSRQQSGSNGDFDEVGYSSWYGPKFHGKPTASGEIFDKTKLTAAHPSLPLGSVVRVKNLENDKEVLVKVNDRGPFVKDRIIDLSEKAAENLEFKDVGIARVGLTVVSKGGAAESEDMEGLEDEEALLKENKPERLTPKKAVTPAPLVKGAPKGQTVQVGVFRNSRLAEDYRKNLSAEYGEKVYLFERDGMFVLQMGDFMDRAKADLLKSKLKEDGVDCFIPKK, from the coding sequence ATGAAACAGATAGCTGCTATCTTCGCATTGATAACTGTTACCGCTTGCGCTTCTTCCGAAACAAGAAGAAGTATCAGCGCGTCCGGAGATCCTTCCGAAATATTTTTTGAAAAAGAGATCGTTCCAATGGACCAAGAGTCCAAAAGAGATTTGGTTCTGGCTAAGAACTCATCCGCTTCCAGAGGATTGGATGATCTTCTTGCCGATAACAAGCCTGTAAAAGCCACTACTCCTTCCAGACAGCAATCAGGTTCCAATGGAGACTTCGACGAGGTCGGATATTCTTCTTGGTATGGTCCTAAATTTCACGGTAAGCCGACTGCAAGCGGAGAAATTTTCGACAAAACAAAACTGACTGCAGCTCACCCAAGCCTTCCTTTAGGTTCAGTGGTTCGAGTAAAAAACCTGGAAAACGATAAAGAAGTTTTAGTAAAAGTAAACGACCGCGGGCCTTTCGTAAAAGATAGGATCATTGATCTTTCCGAAAAAGCGGCTGAGAACTTGGAATTCAAAGATGTAGGAATTGCAAGAGTAGGTCTCACTGTTGTTAGCAAAGGTGGAGCGGCGGAGTCCGAAGACATGGAAGGTCTGGAAGACGAAGAAGCTCTTCTAAAAGAAAACAAGCCGGAAAGACTTACACCTAAAAAAGCGGTAACTCCTGCTCCATTAGTGAAAGGAGCTCCTAAAGGACAGACCGTCCAAGTAGGAGTTTTCAGGAATAGCAGACTTGCCGAAGACTACAGAAAAAATCTTTCTGCAGAATATGGTGAAAAAGTATATCTTTTCGAAAGAGACGGTATGTTCGTTCTTCAGATGGGTGATTTTATGGATCGCGCAAAAGCGGACCTTCTAAAATCTAAATTGAAAGAAGACGGAGTGGATTGTTTTATCCCCAAAAAATAA
- a CDS encoding tetratricopeptide repeat protein: MTEADIKRKFNEALKLEKDGKISQAAKVYSEILGMNPKFQKAYLNLGALYSRTGDSENAIKTYQKALELGKTTELYYNLGVELYRLGSLDAAVKALKSSLELNKKYLNSHLLLAYCYKQLDRPDKSELYLKNAIKLDPKNKTAYAALATIYFDTEKWEDALTAANTAIQINPNDPRMEILITEIHVKLGNYKQSFETLKKVTTTAQGFVQFNDSIKAAKQKPKPEEKVFFDNLEVLTRKKLDEFKDKLTLSKENPQDFEAPEAQDALDLSLMYLFHGDTERALKYLLYAQKNLQENPTSEAG; this comes from the coding sequence ATGACCGAGGCCGATATCAAAAGAAAGTTCAACGAGGCTTTAAAACTCGAGAAAGACGGGAAAATCTCCCAAGCGGCCAAGGTATATTCTGAAATTTTGGGAATGAATCCCAAATTCCAAAAGGCATATCTGAATCTGGGCGCCCTTTACTCTCGCACCGGGGATTCCGAGAATGCGATCAAGACCTACCAAAAGGCGCTCGAACTAGGAAAAACCACCGAGCTATACTATAACCTTGGTGTGGAATTGTATCGACTCGGAAGTTTAGACGCTGCAGTTAAAGCGCTCAAAAGTTCTCTCGAGTTAAATAAGAAATATTTAAACTCTCATCTTCTTCTTGCATATTGTTATAAACAATTGGATCGTCCGGATAAATCGGAATTGTATCTAAAGAATGCGATCAAATTAGATCCTAAAAATAAAACAGCTTATGCTGCGCTTGCTACCATTTACTTTGATACTGAAAAATGGGAAGACGCTTTAACTGCTGCCAACACTGCCATCCAGATCAATCCGAATGATCCTAGAATGGAAATCCTAATTACGGAAATCCATGTTAAACTTGGAAATTATAAACAATCTTTCGAAACTCTTAAGAAGGTGACTACGACCGCTCAAGGGTTCGTTCAATTCAACGACTCTATAAAGGCTGCTAAACAAAAACCGAAACCGGAAGAAAAAGTTTTCTTTGATAATCTGGAAGTCTTAACAAGAAAAAAATTGGATGAATTTAAGGACAAACTCACTCTTTCGAAAGAAAATCCTCAGGATTTCGAAGCTCCGGAAGCTCAGGACGCGCTTGATCTTTCTCTTATGTATTTGTTTCATGGAGATACGGAACGGGCTTTAAAGTACTTATTATATGCACAGAAAAACCTACAGGAAAATCCAACTTCTGAAGCCGGTTAA
- a CDS encoding tetratricopeptide repeat protein has product MFLYLPATDYTREKVDSVKSPWEAKSHRGKAILAPDKNNLGILFVRFSLIDDAEGEFLSSQKLLSNNPIPSLNLLRLYYLVDDISEAKKFLETFLKQAPPIERKKFENLLIEAQRDEELVIYRDALSTIPGQEIYAWEGLAEYFFSKQEWSKSYYYLEKILQQSPFHKNARGLMLKMAHILEKWDDVLVFGLSLSGTGERIPELEYYIAHAYCEKRRYTEALDWLNKAPESEKESLVFLELWKLSLLSKNPKADVSPLLPYFRKLKSKGLQFTEEEFFPTLTPEGKEAMDRIRYGR; this is encoded by the coding sequence ATGTTTCTATATCTTCCTGCGACAGATTATACTAGGGAAAAGGTTGACTCAGTAAAAAGTCCTTGGGAAGCAAAGTCTCATAGAGGAAAAGCGATCCTTGCTCCAGACAAAAACAATCTCGGGATTTTATTCGTAAGATTTTCCCTCATAGACGATGCAGAGGGGGAATTCTTAAGTTCGCAAAAACTTCTTTCCAATAATCCCATTCCTTCGCTCAATCTATTACGTTTATATTATCTAGTGGACGATATTTCGGAAGCTAAAAAATTCCTGGAGACATTCCTCAAACAAGCGCCGCCTATCGAACGAAAAAAATTCGAGAACCTTCTTATCGAAGCGCAAAGGGACGAAGAACTTGTAATTTATAGAGACGCACTTTCTACCATCCCCGGCCAAGAGATCTATGCTTGGGAAGGATTGGCTGAGTACTTCTTCTCCAAACAGGAATGGTCCAAAAGTTATTATTATTTGGAGAAGATCCTACAACAGAGCCCTTTCCATAAGAATGCGAGGGGCCTCATGTTAAAAATGGCCCATATCTTGGAAAAATGGGACGACGTTTTGGTTTTCGGACTTAGTTTAAGCGGAACCGGAGAAAGGATCCCCGAATTAGAATATTATATCGCTCATGCATATTGTGAAAAGAGAAGATATACAGAAGCATTAGATTGGCTAAACAAGGCTCCGGAATCTGAAAAAGAATCCTTGGTATTTTTAGAATTATGGAAACTTTCCCTGCTATCTAAAAATCCTAAAGCGGATGTTTCTCCTCTTCTTCCTTATTTTAGAAAATTAAAATCCAAGGGACTTCAATTTACGGAAGAGGAATTTTTTCCCACCTTAACTCCGGAAGGAAAAGAAGCAATGGATCGCATTCGTTACGGACGATAG
- the folP gene encoding dihydropteroate synthase, translating into MESDLLNRTQGEIFPPKPILFGVLNITSDSFSDGGKYLREDLALAKAKSLIEAGADVIDIGAQSSNIKAEPISEEIEWNRMKEIISELKKEKVAISVDTFRPYVIRKALEANVDYINNIRGFVDPESLDLLRGRKDKPTKYVAMFSQDHSIKASEFSDLKPETVVPIALEFFRERTKTFENLGLADRLILDPGMGFFLSPDYKVSFGVLSKITEILSEFPNLMISVTKKSFLGNALGGLPVEDRVIPTVISETYLWSKGVPMIRTHSPKSFLLAMKTWEMSHGVYSPQRGLQERSDYRP; encoded by the coding sequence ATGGAATCCGACCTTCTGAACAGAACCCAGGGCGAAATTTTCCCTCCAAAACCGATCCTATTCGGGGTTTTGAACATAACCAGCGACTCTTTTTCGGATGGGGGAAAATACCTGCGCGAAGATCTGGCGTTAGCTAAGGCAAAATCCCTAATAGAAGCAGGTGCCGACGTAATCGATATCGGAGCACAATCTTCCAATATAAAAGCGGAACCCATTTCGGAAGAAATAGAATGGAATAGAATGAAAGAGATCATCTCCGAGTTAAAAAAGGAGAAGGTTGCCATCTCAGTAGATACGTTCCGTCCTTATGTCATCCGAAAAGCTTTGGAAGCGAATGTCGATTATATCAATAATATCAGGGGTTTTGTGGATCCCGAAAGTTTGGATCTGTTAAGGGGCCGAAAGGATAAGCCCACAAAATACGTGGCCATGTTTTCGCAGGATCATTCCATCAAAGCTTCCGAGTTTTCGGATCTAAAACCCGAGACTGTTGTTCCTATTGCTCTGGAATTTTTTAGGGAAAGAACGAAAACTTTCGAAAATTTAGGACTGGCGGATCGTTTGATCTTAGATCCAGGGATGGGATTTTTTTTAAGCCCGGACTATAAGGTAAGTTTTGGAGTCCTTTCTAAGATCACTGAAATCCTTTCGGAGTTTCCGAACTTAATGATTTCAGTTACTAAAAAATCCTTTTTAGGAAACGCTTTGGGCGGATTGCCTGTAGAAGATAGAGTCATTCCGACTGTGATCTCGGAAACATATCTTTGGTCCAAAGGAGTTCCTATGATCAGAACCCATTCTCCAAAATCCTTTCTGTTAGCTATGAAGACCTGGGAAATGTCTCACGGCGTTTATAGTCCGCAACGCGGGCTTCAGGAGCGAAGCGACTATCGTCCGTAA
- a CDS encoding OmpA family protein, with amino-acid sequence MFFYNQGKGPVIKRNHFLSSVLAGTLLSFLFSWDGSAQPIPTLLERNFGSPLNTQNVEYNPIISPDGRYLIFQSNRPGGEGEMDIWLSENANYKKRDGEADWKKPVNLNQDIWEQNKKELPSGEKRSKLFNTDKYEGGISIRFDESGNPEEIFLTSVRNVKADREGFDALDIYYTKRDEKTRRWSDLIGISEINSNWNEKMPTISPDGKYLIFSSDRPGGYGEYDLWVSYRNLSTGVWSSPVNLGSETNSKASEILPYIHPDGEQLYFSSNRENDRKKFSLYRSFLNLPGTADTEDAEDKLTVSKTNLPHPVPETGSLEKLPHPFNLDATEGIDSEGISFDNEGLWAYISSNRNGGQGQYDIYRFQVPENLRNSYDVSFQGLVLDGSEATMIGLDATIKISDSVGPSRTITSRRIGGDLSKGNPTNFKTVLKTGRLYKVEISSPGFYPTEDKLDLRGNVERNKKVYKTYVLLPIKDEEKGKIVNTGDGDKGKGLNVVVVDATTKEPITGATVTVFTPKNRQGEILKYNSLSKNFHIDLIPDTDFEIFAKAEKYISESVNILKKDVKPGSTISIALRKDSEVPVVLNTKLYFEFNKTEVTDAHRKQLDLIVDYLKKNPSDKIEIGGHTDNIASKEYNTRLSGNRARKVFDYIRSKGIQASRLKTRAYWYSRPDEDNSTEDGRAKNRRVDFRKL; translated from the coding sequence ATGTTTTTTTACAATCAAGGAAAAGGACCCGTTATAAAACGAAATCATTTTCTAAGCTCCGTCCTTGCCGGAACTCTTCTGTCTTTTTTATTTTCCTGGGATGGTTCCGCTCAACCTATTCCTACACTCTTGGAAAGAAATTTCGGATCCCCTTTAAACACACAAAACGTAGAATACAATCCTATCATCAGTCCTGACGGAAGATATTTGATCTTCCAATCCAATCGTCCTGGGGGAGAAGGAGAGATGGACATTTGGCTCTCCGAAAACGCAAATTATAAAAAAAGGGACGGGGAAGCTGATTGGAAGAAGCCAGTAAACCTAAACCAAGATATCTGGGAACAAAATAAGAAGGAACTCCCTTCCGGAGAAAAAAGGTCCAAACTATTCAATACGGATAAGTACGAAGGCGGAATCTCAATTCGATTCGACGAGTCCGGAAACCCTGAGGAAATTTTTCTTACTTCCGTCCGAAACGTAAAAGCGGACAGAGAAGGTTTTGACGCATTAGATATTTATTATACTAAGAGAGACGAAAAGACAAGACGTTGGAGCGATCTCATCGGTATCTCAGAGATCAATTCTAATTGGAACGAAAAGATGCCGACCATCTCTCCTGACGGAAAATATCTGATCTTTTCTTCAGATCGCCCTGGTGGATATGGAGAATACGATCTTTGGGTAAGTTACAGAAATCTTTCCACCGGTGTTTGGTCCAGCCCGGTCAATTTAGGATCGGAAACCAACTCTAAGGCTAGTGAAATTCTCCCTTATATTCATCCGGATGGGGAACAATTGTACTTCTCCTCTAACCGAGAGAACGATCGTAAAAAATTTTCCTTATATCGTAGTTTCTTAAATCTTCCCGGCACTGCCGACACGGAAGATGCTGAAGACAAACTCACCGTTTCTAAAACCAATCTTCCTCATCCGGTCCCGGAAACAGGAAGTCTGGAAAAACTACCTCACCCATTTAACTTGGATGCGACCGAAGGTATCGATTCCGAGGGAATTTCCTTCGATAATGAAGGACTTTGGGCTTATATATCTTCCAATCGAAATGGAGGACAGGGTCAGTACGATATTTATAGATTCCAGGTGCCTGAAAACCTGAGGAATTCCTACGACGTATCTTTTCAGGGATTGGTTCTGGACGGTTCAGAAGCCACAATGATAGGTCTAGATGCCACAATCAAAATTTCCGATAGTGTGGGACCTTCCCGCACAATTACGTCCAGAAGGATTGGAGGAGATCTTTCCAAAGGAAATCCGACTAACTTTAAAACCGTTTTAAAAACGGGAAGATTGTATAAGGTAGAAATTTCTTCTCCCGGTTTTTATCCCACTGAGGACAAGCTCGACTTACGTGGAAATGTGGAGAGAAACAAAAAAGTTTATAAAACTTACGTACTTCTGCCTATCAAAGATGAAGAGAAAGGTAAAATTGTTAATACCGGCGACGGTGATAAAGGGAAGGGACTTAATGTGGTAGTCGTAGATGCTACTACTAAAGAGCCAATCACTGGAGCGACCGTTACAGTTTTTACTCCTAAGAATAGACAGGGAGAAATCTTAAAATACAACAGTTTGTCAAAAAATTTCCATATCGACTTGATCCCTGACACTGATTTCGAGATCTTTGCAAAGGCTGAGAAATATATTTCCGAAAGTGTTAATATCTTGAAGAAAGATGTTAAACCCGGTTCCACGATCTCTATAGCGTTAAGGAAAGATTCGGAAGTCCCAGTTGTTTTAAATACTAAACTCTATTTTGAATTCAATAAGACCGAGGTGACTGACGCACATCGTAAACAACTCGATCTCATTGTAGACTATCTCAAGAAGAATCCGTCGGATAAAATAGAGATTGGGGGCCATACAGATAATATAGCTTCCAAAGAATATAATACTCGCTTAAGCGGGAACAGAGCGCGGAAAGTTTTTGACTACATACGTAGTAAAGGGATCCAAGCTTCTAGGTTAAAAACCAGAGCATATTGGTATTCCAGACCTGACGAAGATAACTCTACCGAAGACGGAAGAGCTAAGAACAGGAGGGTTGACTTCCGCAAGCTATAA
- a CDS encoding DUF1577 domain-containing protein, translated as MEVEYRSYLQSPRIWDTIKDPQKVGYILKEYVHNNGLFLKENPLKQELQILQTTPEGKIFLRIDPESLNEEGEITVYKTLSKHMEIGFKVESVNHEDGVVVCSPEYVRIAKDGRILPRIEGLQGKVVAHRFHMLKKEQDSTKVLGTSGQILMTDLHKNILSEYPYSRLVFPSGKELSFEQDLAKRTGKIIFVKDAINMDPLSEEEASGFNVLDLKQELEDEMILEDRTKIYRSGKIQSFAIYPIYYKDPSGSKLVALGYAETKDRILDPAILKKYAELETVFNDRIEDSNTLDIDIRQNVINASEGGILLEVTESQLVESFLHKPFFTADITFKMQAPLRFAFKIRHISQIGEIYLVGAEIVGSNDAKTNMTLLKKNLSFIKSV; from the coding sequence ATGGAAGTCGAGTACCGATCCTACTTACAATCACCAAGAATATGGGATACAATTAAAGACCCCCAGAAAGTCGGTTATATTCTGAAAGAGTACGTACATAACAACGGACTCTTTTTGAAAGAAAATCCCTTAAAACAAGAATTACAGATTCTGCAAACTACTCCAGAGGGAAAAATTTTTCTTAGGATCGATCCTGAATCTCTGAATGAAGAAGGGGAAATCACTGTTTACAAAACCTTAAGTAAACACATGGAAATCGGCTTTAAAGTAGAATCCGTCAATCACGAAGACGGAGTAGTAGTCTGTTCTCCTGAATATGTAAGGATTGCAAAAGACGGTCGCATTCTCCCAAGGATAGAAGGCCTACAAGGCAAAGTGGTCGCGCACAGATTCCATATGCTTAAGAAAGAACAGGATTCCACCAAGGTTCTGGGAACTTCCGGCCAAATCCTTATGACTGACTTACATAAGAATATCCTATCCGAATATCCGTATTCTAGATTGGTATTTCCTTCGGGAAAAGAACTTAGTTTTGAACAGGACCTAGCCAAACGTACAGGTAAAATCATCTTCGTAAAAGATGCGATCAATATGGATCCACTTTCCGAAGAAGAGGCAAGCGGTTTTAATGTCCTAGATCTAAAGCAAGAATTAGAAGATGAGATGATCTTGGAAGATAGGACCAAAATTTATCGTTCCGGAAAAATTCAATCTTTCGCGATCTATCCGATATATTACAAAGATCCTTCCGGATCGAAACTCGTTGCTTTAGGTTATGCGGAGACAAAGGACAGAATTTTGGATCCTGCTATTCTGAAAAAATACGCAGAGTTAGAAACTGTGTTTAACGATAGGATAGAAGACTCCAACACTCTGGATATTGATATCCGTCAAAACGTAATCAATGCTTCCGAAGGAGGAATTCTTCTGGAAGTAACCGAATCCCAGCTAGTCGAATCATTTCTGCATAAACCTTTCTTTACTGCGGATATAACTTTTAAGATGCAAGCCCCGTTGAGATTCGCGTTTAAAATCCGACATATTTCTCAGATCGGGGAAATTTACCTGGTCGGTGCAGAAATAGTTGGCTCCAACGATGCCAAGACGAATATGACTCTATTAAAGAAGAATTTAAGCTTCATTAAGAGCGTCTAA
- the hisS gene encoding histidine--tRNA ligase, with protein MEKQKAFLPTAPYKGTRDFYPDEMRFRNWMFSVMRKTVQSFGYEEYDGPILESFELYLAKSGEEIVQRQLYDFTDKGDRHVAIRPEMTPTLARMVAGEVRNLAKPIRWFSIPNLWRYEQPGKGRLREHWQLNVDLFGVNSYRAEVEIILIANAILENFNAPKGSYQIKVSHRGILDSFLNQSLALAPEKAHAVSKLLDKKSKISKEAFEEEIKPLLSNPEKQLTLIYKYLDTDLQTIGELEGIDSSSVEFIKNLFSDLASLGIKDQLEFDPSIIRGFDYYTGCIFEVFDTNPENRRSLYGGGRYDNLIGLFSNEQLSGIGFGLGDVTFKNFLEGHGLVPKDLNSKNAVLIPLMEDKVFPEVLKLAEELRKEGIGVETMLESAKLGKQIQSAEKKGYRFLIFLGESEISENKVQLKDIVSGEQSSVSRSDLISILRKSLLG; from the coding sequence TTGGAAAAACAGAAAGCCTTTTTACCCACAGCCCCATACAAGGGGACGAGAGATTTTTATCCGGACGAAATGAGATTCCGAAATTGGATGTTTTCCGTTATGAGGAAGACTGTCCAATCTTTCGGGTACGAAGAATATGACGGCCCCATCCTAGAATCTTTCGAACTCTATCTTGCAAAAAGCGGAGAAGAGATCGTTCAACGACAACTCTACGATTTTACTGACAAAGGAGATCGCCATGTTGCGATCCGTCCCGAAATGACTCCCACTCTGGCAAGAATGGTAGCGGGAGAAGTCAGAAATCTTGCTAAGCCTATCCGTTGGTTCTCCATCCCGAACTTGTGGAGATATGAACAACCGGGCAAAGGCCGCCTCAGAGAACATTGGCAGCTCAATGTAGACCTGTTCGGAGTAAACTCTTATCGAGCGGAAGTAGAGATCATTCTGATCGCTAATGCAATTTTAGAAAATTTTAATGCTCCTAAGGGAAGTTATCAGATCAAGGTTTCTCATAGGGGGATCTTGGATTCCTTCTTAAATCAATCTCTGGCCTTAGCTCCCGAAAAAGCGCATGCTGTTTCAAAACTTTTAGATAAAAAATCAAAGATCAGCAAAGAAGCTTTTGAAGAAGAGATCAAACCTCTACTTTCTAATCCGGAAAAACAGTTAACTCTGATCTATAAATACTTGGATACGGATCTCCAAACGATCGGTGAGTTAGAAGGTATAGACAGTTCTTCCGTTGAATTTATTAAAAACCTTTTTTCAGATCTTGCTTCTTTAGGAATTAAAGATCAATTGGAATTCGATCCTTCTATCATCCGCGGTTTCGACTATTATACCGGCTGTATCTTCGAAGTATTCGATACCAATCCGGAAAACAGAAGATCTCTGTACGGCGGGGGGAGATACGACAACCTGATCGGATTATTCTCCAATGAACAACTTTCCGGGATCGGCTTTGGCTTGGGAGATGTTACCTTTAAAAACTTTTTGGAAGGACATGGACTCGTTCCCAAGGACCTAAATTCTAAAAATGCGGTTTTAATCCCTTTGATGGAAGATAAAGTTTTTCCGGAAGTTTTGAAACTTGCGGAAGAACTAAGGAAAGAAGGAATCGGAGTGGAAACAATGCTCGAATCTGCAAAACTCGGCAAACAAATCCAATCGGCCGAAAAAAAAGGATATCGTTTCCTGATCTTCTTGGGAGAATCCGAAATCTCCGAAAACAAGGTTCAGTTAAAAGATATCGTATCGGGAGAGCAGTCCTCCGTCTCAAGATCCGATCTAATCTCCATCTTGCGGAAATCCTTACTTGGATAA
- a CDS encoding phosphatase PAP2 family protein — protein sequence MFIREKIHSPILNRTLSRINRGEMMLVLILPYLAYAAWQGILPYPWWIVIPYAGIVAYANDRFVLVLKKLIARKRPLVTVAGKVDQNPDMKHSFPSAHASNSMTAALILVFLFGFPEWFLVLSLLAGIGRLLSLHHFPSDVLGGWLIGTCFGTLGLFLGRWLLPFLFGTT from the coding sequence ATGTTCATTCGCGAAAAAATCCATTCTCCAATACTGAACAGAACTCTCTCTAGGATTAATCGTGGAGAAATGATGTTAGTTCTTATTCTTCCTTATCTTGCGTATGCCGCATGGCAGGGAATTCTTCCTTATCCTTGGTGGATCGTAATTCCTTATGCCGGGATTGTTGCCTATGCAAACGATCGTTTTGTTTTAGTTTTAAAAAAATTAATCGCTCGTAAGAGACCCTTAGTCACAGTCGCGGGAAAAGTGGATCAAAATCCGGACATGAAACATTCTTTTCCTTCCGCTCATGCATCTAATTCGATGACGGCGGCACTGATCTTAGTGTTCTTGTTCGGTTTTCCGGAATGGTTTTTAGTGCTGAGTCTTTTGGCGGGGATCGGTAGATTATTATCTCTACACCATTTTCCCTCCGATGTGCTCGGAGGGTGGTTGATAGGAACCTGTTTCGGGACCTTAGGCCTTTTTCTTGGCCGCTGGCTTCTTCCCTTCTTGTTTGGAACCACCTAA